The window tcatagccgtagcgctcaagtttctatttgctaacttaggcgcctccgagatggtgtgcggatcagatggattgttgggaggtgttggtcaatgagtggtgctcaaaagaatggctagccgtccacaacgcggccaaggacaaacgtgcccaaatggaaggtgtgccacaccatcaaggcagctccaacttatatcagttcgggcggaactgggtatgtggtttgcttcatgattcatgcaattcattcatcatgctagcttgagccctttaattactaatttactttgtttctctctttcaggcacgctaaaataaggcggataaggtgccagaggtgtacgacctgtatgccatggcccacactgcctctctcaagaaagtcaaggcattctctccgtccgacctcgatgatgcaaacaacttcaccaacatctcctcccacgacaagctcgtgaaatatagagatgaggggaaggcgaggaaaggggaggactttaacccgagccagggtcccattgatccagagctggtgatgatatctggtggcgggaggtcccatggctccatagccattggagatggacttatccgttgtcctagcactctcccggagatcaaggcgtgccagtcgagctccgctcctgagataaggcctcatgaacggccagtccaactcgccatcaaggttagttatacgtactcagctatctttctccattacattgtgtgtgcttccatcaatgattacaaatggtaacgaggagtggtgttgcaggctgctatacagagtgagagagatagaacggagaatcTTCTGGCGGAGACGgtggagaggcagcgggagttggaggagaggacgacaaagatgttggaggaggagagggcacggaatgacatgcaggcaagggccatgtatgagctccttgtggtaagtttcttccgcagattagccaaaacattcatgtagtgtttgtctcattactaactagtatgactgagtcgtcaaaaccaaatgtgcagtctgtgtgcgagaagaccggtcagaccgctccgccgatgccaccgattgctcctgggaccacggtgagtttaatttgaatggacattacttgctagtcttaacatttgagtgtcatcatgctaacgagacattggaaatgatctttggtgcagcgtaactccagacaagcatcgcacgatccttctccagctaccggcacgagccagcccgctcctacacctccatgatcatggtaagtttctctagtgttttgcttaacaaatgcataaagacctagacttagccttatttcctccaatatgcttaccacaatgacctagacttagcataattagcttagttagctcataaacaatccattttacccaagttagctctaaaatgacccattttacctaggttagctccaaaatgacccatcttacctaggttagctccaaaatgatgcattttacccaagttagctctaaaatgacccattttacctagattagctcataaacgatccatttcacctaggttagctcacaaacgatcaatttcacctaaattagctcataaatgtcatatattcttcttcttcttcattttcttctgcttcttcttctccaaaatgacataagttagctctaatatgcttagttcactcaaagatggcataattagctaggttggctccattttacctaagttggctctaatatgctaagttatctctactatgcttagtttcctataggttagctccaaaattacttacgttagcacaaaatgaccaagtttacataataagcttaaatatagtcttgtttttcttcttcttctccaaaatgacataagttagctataagttagctctaatatgcttagttcactcaaagatggcataattagctaggttggctccattttacctaagttggctctaatatgctaagttatctctaatatgcttagtttcctataagttaactccaaaattacttatgttagcacaaaatgaccaattttacataataagcttaattatagtcctcttcttcttcttcttctagtattcttctagtcttcttctagtcttcttcttcttcttcttcattttcttctaggttagctccattttacttaagtatgcttacttcttatagtcttcttcttcttcatttcctacttctttttctaacatcttgtttatcattttgcagatttgatttaattcacggaagcttgcatggatggagtgcttcttttccatttgtgcttttatagatggagtgcttgtttggatgaactatgtttcttttgtatcgatgaactatgcatgtatggtaggatgacactatcgtaatatgtatggttggatgcatgtatgtggagcttgctatgtatggttgatggaactatgcatgtatgatgaaattatatgtgttggatatctcatatgtttgctgtgaacttgccatgtgaaaaatatatatgtatcatctatttgctgtgaaaatggttgggtataagaaaaaacagaaaaaagaggcaatgcaggctctttgccgtctgccaccgacggcaacgggctctttgccgtccgccgcggacggcaaagaagccacgtggcaaccacctgtgcttcctggcagctgacccatttggtcagtttgcctacagtggcagacgacaaaggcttgatgctctttgccgtcagcggcggacggcaaaggctgccgttagacgcctaacggactaacagcgaatttattgccgtcggctttctttgtcgtccgccgctgatggcaaaggcccctttgctgtccgcttcagaaagcagacagcaaagaagctctttaccgtagcctactttgccggagccttttgccgtccgcggcagacggcaaaggcctttgccgtccgccatccttgcctttgccgtctgccacggcggacggcaaagtagctgattcctgtagtgtatctagcagagaacataagaagaaatcatttgtagggtacgaaaccacctcgaagctattctttccgatcgatctatccaagagttcatactaaaataacaccaaataattttagattcataatactcaatccaacacaaagaatttcaaagagtgccccaagatttctaccggagaaacaagacaagaacgtgcatcaacccctatgcatagattactccaatgtcacctcgggaatccgctagttgagtgccaaaacatatatcaagtgaatcaatacgataccccattgtcaccacgagtattcatatgcaagacatatatcaagtgctctcaaatccataaaagtattgaatctgataaaacaaaatctcaaagggaaaactcaattcatcacaacaagatagagaggggaaagaACCATATGATCTGattatattaacaaagcccgcgatatatcaagatcgtgacatctcaagaacacgagagatagattaaacacatagctactagtacaaacccttagccccgagggtggactacgccctcctcatcatggtggccaccgggatgatgaagatggccactggagatgattcccccctctggtAGGGTGACAGAACGGGGTCTATATTGGTTTTCAGTGGCTAtagaggcctgcggcggcggaacttctgatctagggtttttgtgatggtttctctatttataggatttttggcgtcggtttcacgcgaagatgggcctcgaggtgagcacaacccaccggggcgagcctggcccaccaggcgcgccctggtgggttatgccctcctcgtggctcttctagccctcccacaaagcttcgggggtctcctttgttccaaaaaaatcgtaaaaaagtttcagctcatttggagaactttcatttctgcacaaaaaacaacaccacggtagttttgctgaaaacagcgtcagtccgggttagttccatgcaaatcataccaaaaccatataaatttgttgtaaacatggcatgaatacttcataaattatagatacgctggagacgtatcagatgatcatatccatatggcagggatatgatttggtatgtatatgtgttgttatgcttgttgaaattattttcaaatgtgtgtatatatatatctgtgaaattgaatgaatttaagaaaaaacaaaaaaacaggggctctacaggctctttgccgtctgctggcagacggcaaagagcattgccatcagccagcagacggataagctgccacgtggcagctacctgtgcaacctgggaGGCGCTGGGCTAGCCTATATGgttgctttgccgtctgctggcagatggcaaagaacttTGCTTCTTTGacatctgccagcagacggcatagcgtgccacgtggcagctacctgggGGGCATCTGGGCTGGCATATTtgggcactttgccgtctgctggaaGACGGTAAAGATgtgaaggtctttgccgtctgccagcagatgacaaagcacgccgttaaccccttaacggccctaagctgccacgtgtgccgtccaggtcctttgccgtctgctggcggacggcaaagaccattgcacctttgccgtccgccagcagacggcaaagtgccctTTGCCGTAGTTTGTTCACCCGGACGTGTTGCTgtctgctggctgatggcaaaggcagacggcaaagacctttgccgtcagccatggcagacgacaaagttcctgattcctgtagtgatggGTGATCTTGGTGTAGTAGACGACTTCGATGCAAGCTTTGCCCTGATATGGTTCTGGTGCTGACATTCCGTCGTGGTGGGGTCCGTGTTAGAGTTTCCTCGATGTGGTGGGAGTTGTGGTCGAGCAAAAGATTTGCGCTCCGGCGCCGGCGGCGATAAGGCCAGCGGGTATTGTATTCCTCTTGGGGCGTCGCCTTGGACCTCTCCTTGTCGTCCAACTCTTAGGGTGAAACCTTTCTTAGCTTCGGctgacgcggcggcggcgacgcttTGTGCCGTAACCCTCTTGGAGGCGTCACCGGTGAGGGTGGGTCTTCCTCTTACACGGGGGTGGGTTTCATGTGCTTCTTCTCGGCTGCTAGCTCGAGGCGTTTAGGTGCACTTAGTGCATTTTTAGCGTTCTTGGCTAGTATTACCGAATTTCTTTAGATCAGCTTATGAGGTTCTCCTCAATGCCTCGTATCGTGTCAGTATCGGGTCATTTTTGTATCAGTTTGGTTGTTTACGCCTTTATCTATAAAGAGGACGAAAGCTTGTTTCGAGAGAGAGAACGATTCGTGAAATCAACTGTCCTTGATGGCCTATTACAATGGCGCGCGTGGTGACCGATCTTGACCAAATCAGTCTACCAACGCCTATTACTGCCCTTCTTGTATCTGTTATCCTGCCTTCTATAtaactagcacatatgcccgtgcgttgcatcgAAGAAAAGTTGACCATCCGGCCAAGTTATACACAGTCCGATTGCAATTATATTTTAAGTTATATCATACTCCCACTGTCCCGTAATATACCGCCTATCTCATGTTCACCTACAATCCCACGTACAAAGCATCCAAATCATTGGGAGTTAATTTCTTCTTTTTGAGAAATGCGGAGTTAAATCCTTCCTGCTCATCTTTAACAACACAATGGTGTGTTCGTTCTCTAGGGATAATCGGGACCCACTCTTCACTCTATCGATTCCTGGAGCGATTTATTGATTTTCCATACAACTTGCAAATGTAtataaattgagaaattagtgTAAAAAAATGAGAAGACGATTATTTAATTTGATAAGTAAACAAACCCTTTCCTTTGGATTTAAAGGGCTTGACGGCCAAAACTCTACAACCAAGTGATAACCTCGCATGAAGATTAAATGCATCTAATTGTAACCGGTGACCGCATGGAGAAGCAGCTTCCAATTGGAGGAAGAAAACCCATCGCATACATTGGCTGGTGCTATGTAACGATTTGCTAGAGAGATTAAATTAGGCATTTTTCATGAATGACCCAAAAACAACGAACCTACTCATTTGCACCTGGCTTAATAATAATGGACGGAGGTGATAGACACAAGTAAGAGTTAGCTCAATTTACTCACTCAAGGTATATTTTTCTTttctcaaaaaatgttcagaaatTTTAAAATGTTTGCTGAAACTCCAAAAAGTTTGAAATTTCTGAAATTATTCGCATTTTGATAtattttgaaaatgttcatgatttcagaaaatgtttctgtttcaaattttgttcaatCATTAAAAAAGTCCATGTTTTCCAAATTTGTTCGCAATTCAAAAACATTTCAGGGGATTTCATAAAAAAATTGGGTTTTGAGAAATTGTTCACAATTTCAAATATTTTCACTTATTTAGGAAACGAAATTCtcttttcaaattttgttcataaaTTCAAAAATAATCATGTTTTCATAACTTGTTCGTAAATTCTTAGGGGAATTTCACAAAAAATTtgcattttaaaaaaatgttcataatttcagaaaatgttcccCTTTTCAATTATGTTCTTGTTTTTTAATAAATGTTTGCATTTTTAAATAGTTTTTGTTCGTAGTTTCGAGAAATGTGCAAGTCTCTAAAAATTTGTTAATGTATTTTGGAAATGTTTGTTTTTCAGAATTATTTACTTTTTGAAATAAAATCACATTTGAATTTCAAAAAAGTTTACATCTTTCAATGCATATAGTTTGTATAAGCGGTGCTGCAATTTTTAGACAACAAATTGAAGAACTACACTGCCTTAGGGGCGTGGTTAACTCGCGCGCGGTGTTGTGTTCGATTCCACTTTAGGCTTTGCTCGTTGTTTTTATGTTTTGCATGCTGACGGTTGCAGGTTCGATTCCCACCTAGGCCGTCTTTTTTGATGATATTTTACAGGACGAAAAACTCAGTGCGAGGCCAGATGATTTTCGACGAACGAAAATTGTTGGTACCATGACGGACGAAAATATATCTACTCCCACCGCaaacaaaaaatcaaaaaaaagtGGAGAAACAATCCTCCCTTTAATATTACGTAAAGATAAAGATAAAGCTATGGTACGTAATTTGTGTACTCTTGAGAAAAGACAATTACGTTTTATTTTAAAATATTTACAGTGATATACATCTTAATAAATCAATTATCTTGTGGTAGGAATATGCACGCGCGCCAACACGCTCATAACTTTAATCAAAGATTATGTTCAAATAATTAATGTTTAGCACGCTCGGGCACCGGATCGATAGCAGCCTGAGGGTTTGCCGCCAGACCCTCTCGGCTACGAATCCCATCGTCACCATTATTAGATTATCATAGTATAATAGGCGAGCCAAGCGTGCACGCACCAACATGCATTTAAATTCATCTGGGAGTACTATTACTCATATTCGTGCATCTTAGACCTACCATACCTCACCTGGTCAACGCGCTTACACCTGATGACCTTACATCACATTCCATCGTGCAGCCATTTCTCTCTGTAACTTCCTTGGATACTATCAAATTTCTCTCTAGTGCTAACTTCTAGCTCCGATCTTTccagtttttattttttttgcggAATCCGATCTTTCCAGTTAGCTAGCTAGTCGATCGACATTTAATCCATGGGGGCTAAAGTTCTTATGCTGATCACCGTGGCCATGGCCATGCTCGGGATGGTGCTCGGCGCCAGTCACACAGTGGGCGCGCCGGCCGGATCATGGGTCCTGCAAACCAACTACACCCTGTGGGCTTCGAGAACTAGGTTCACCACCGGCGATGAGCTCCAGTTTCAGTACTCCACCACCGTGCACAATGTGGTGGAGGTGAGAAAGGCTGGGTACGACTCCTGCAACAGCTCCAACCCCATCGCGACGTTCCTGACCGGCAACGATGTCGTCCCACTTGCAGCCATTGGGACGCGGTACTTCATCTGCGGCGTTCCAGGGCATTGCGTCGCCGGTATGAAGGTTCAAGTCAACGTGAAGTCGAAGGCAGTGCGGACAGTACAACGGTGCCGAGGGACGGGGAAGCGGCTCCGGTGCCGGTCCGAGACTGTATTAAGCTCGGCCACAACAGCTGGCATTGATCAGTCTGTGGTGGCGCGGTTAGGTCTGGCCATTGTCGCGGCTGGTCTCGTGTTGTTCTTTTAGTGACCGGCGATTATGGTGTTTTTTTCTTCTTGACGCGCCGTGCATGCTTATTTGTGTATTATAAATAAGTTCTTTTGTTAAATGTAATTTCTTCCATTATAATTGAATTTAACTTATCTTCTTGCCAAACCGAACTATAATCATGGAAAAATGTAAAGGGCAGTGCGAGGTGTCCGTCGGCCGGCCCAAATTTCGGTCGACTGCGTATTAGTCGTTAGATGCAAGCTGCGTGGGCCGTCTGATTTGGTTGCTCATCTCCTTCCTCCCCACACCTTGCGCAGTCTCGCCCAACATCCTTCCCCTCGCGCAGCTTGCCAGTGCCCCCCGGGCAACATCACACCTCCTGTCGCCCCGGTCCCTAGCACCGCGCCACGCCGGCGagatgcagtatcaatggcttctgCCGTGCTGATGCTCGCAAGTGACACTCACACTAGTTCCAGCAAAAACTCTTTCTCGTTCCAGCATTTGCATGCGCTGGTTGTAACATCTCGTTGGCAAGCCAGTGCTCACCGTCGCTGATTCCAGCATCTATAGTCTCTGGTTCCAGCAAAAGGACTTCGCCTGTGGCCCGTCGGTTCCAGCAAAAATGCGCAGCTCGCAGTCACCACCATCATAGCTACTTTGATGACTGCTTGCAACTTTTTTGCCGACGGGTCCCAGCACCTCGCCACGCTGCAAGAAGCACGCGGCCATTCGGCGCCGGTCGGTGCCGTCGTAGCTCCCGGGAAACATGGTTGCACGGTCGTTGAGGTTTTGCAGCTATTCTCCTGCCCTATTCTAGCATCCACACATGTCAATTCCGGCAAAAAAGATGACCGGATGCGGCATCTATTGCCGTCGGGTTCCCGGGATGCACCACGGCTGGTTCCAGTGTCCTCACCAACTAGTTCCAGCAAAAACAATGGCCGAATGTAGCATCATGGTGTCCCCTTGTAGCTTTTCTCTTCGGCTAGCGTAGCTTTCCTCCGTCGTTTTTCTTTCAAGATGACAGATTTATGATTTTATCTTAACAGCTATAAAGGGCATTTACTTTTACGTTGTCCTATTAGAGAAAAGGGCTAAGAGATGAGTAACAAAAAGGATAATATTTAGtataatttttttttcatttagCTTTGAATTGTCATTTACCACGCAAATGTTATAACCAGTCCAGGGCGGACCTTGTGAGCCTGCTTCAAATTATTCTCTTATGAGAGTTTTCCTCTATATTTAAGGTGTACTTAGTGGTAGTGTTTGGACGTAAGTACCAGGTTCAAGCCAATGTGCCCAAGGTATAGTTTCCCACTCAGGACCGCAGAGATTACCCCTTGATATTTGGGTGCACTGCAAAATGGTGTCGTTTTATTGTGTGAAATGGAACAGGGGAACTCATACTAAATAAAAGAAACAAGAGCATCTCGAGGAGAAATGGTAGTGATAAAAAATTctccctccgatccataataAGTGTCGTGATTTAGGTCAAATGTATAGTACGTACATGACAACTAATTATTAGTGGAATTACCTTTCACTACCAAAAACTAGGACCAACTATAAATCCTCTTTGCCAAATATGATTTTAGGTATATGACCACGGCGAGGCGCCCTACCCTGCAGACTATGCAACTTTTGAATTTGGTCAACACAACATATTATCAATAGT is drawn from Aegilops tauschii subsp. strangulata cultivar AL8/78 chromosome 1, Aet v6.0, whole genome shotgun sequence and contains these coding sequences:
- the LOC109748086 gene encoding uclacyanin-3-like, with the translated sequence MGAKVLMLITVAMAMLGMVLGASHTVGAPAGSWVLQTNYTLWASRTRFTTGDELQFQYSTTVHNVVEVRKAGYDSCNSSNPIATFLTGNDVVPLAAIGTRYFICGVPGHCVAGMKVQVNVKSKAVRTVQRCRGTGKRLRCRSETVLSSATTAGIDQSVVARLALNCHLPRKCYNQSRADLVYLVVVFGRKYQVQANVPKVYDHGEAPYPADYATFEFGQHNILSIVNFREFSQWHTS